In one Balaenoptera musculus isolate JJ_BM4_2016_0621 chromosome 2, mBalMus1.pri.v3, whole genome shotgun sequence genomic region, the following are encoded:
- the THTPA gene encoding LOW QUALITY PROTEIN: thiamine-triphosphatase (The sequence of the model RefSeq protein was modified relative to this genomic sequence to represent the inferred CDS: inserted 1 base in 1 codon; deleted 3 bases in 3 codons), with amino-acid sequence MAQGLIEVERKFVPGPGTEERLQELGGTLERRVTFRDSYYDTPELSLMRADYWLRQREGSGWELKCSRAASVSGPHTEYMELTAEPAVVTQLCEVLRAEVPGAGGVAAVLGPLGLKEVAXFVTKRSAWKVVLHGADEEEPPLRVELDTADFGYAVGEVEALVQEEAEVPAALEKIHSLSSMLGEGDRRRAPAKLIVYLQRFRPQDYQRLLEVYSSKREALGGLEDPDVTLG; translated from the exons ATGGCCCAGGGTCTGATTGAAGTGGAGCGAAAGTTCGTTCCCGGCCCTGGCACAGAGGAGCGGCTGCAGGAATTGGGGGGTACCCTGGAGCGCCGAGTCACTTTCCGAGACAGCTACTATGACACCCCTGAGCTGAGCCTCATGCGGGCTGACTACTGGCTCCGACAGCGAGAGGGCAGTGGATGGGAGCTCAAATGTTCCAGAGCAGCAAGTGTCTCAGGACCCCACACTGAGTACATGGAACTCACAGCTGAGCCTGCAGTTGTGACCCAGCTCTGTGAGGTGCTGAGGGCTGAAGTCCCGGGAGCTGGAGGCGTGGCTGCTGTGCTGGGCCCTCTAGGGCTGAAGGAAGTAG AGTTTGTGACTAAGCGTAGTGCCTGGAAAGTGGTGCTGCACGGAGCTGATGAAGAGGAGCCGCCGCTCAGGGTGGAA CTGGATACAGCTGACTTTGGCTACGCTGTGGGTGAGGTAGAGGCCCTGGTGCAAGAGGAGGCTGAAGTCCCAGCTGCCCTAGAGAAGATCCACAGCCTCAGCAGCATGCTTGGTGAGGGAGACAG ACGGCGGGCACCTGCCAAGCTGATTGTGTACCTACAA CGCTTCCGGCCTCAG GACTATCAGCGCCTGCTAGAAGTGTACAGCTCCAAAAGAGAAGCCTTAGGGGGACTGGAAGATCCAGACGTGACATTGGGCTAG
- the AP1G2 gene encoding AP-1 complex subunit gamma-like 2 isoform X1 yields the protein MVASSSSLKLQDLIQEIREAKTQAQEREVIQKECAHIRASFRDGDPLHRHRQLAKLLYVHMLGYPAHFGQMECLKLIASPRFTDKRVGYLGAMLLLDERQDAHLLITNSIKNDLSQGIQAVQGLALCTLSATGSAEMCRDLATEVEKLLLQPSAYVRKKAVLTAVHMIRKVPELSNIFLPPCAQLLHEHHHGVLLGTITLITELCERSPAALKHFRKMVPQLVHILRTLVTTGYSTEHSISGVSDPFLQVQILRLLRILGRNHEESSETMNDLLAQVATNTDTSRNAGNAVLFETVLTIMDIHSAAGLRVLAVNILGRFLLNSDRNIRYVALTSLLRLVQSDHSAVQRHRPTVVECLREPDDSLSRRALELSLALVNSSNVRAMTQELQGFLESCPPDLQADCASGILLAAERFAPTKRWHIDTTLRVLMTAGTHVRDDAVANLTQLIGGAQELHAYSVRRLYSALAEDISQQPLVQVAAWCIGEYGDLLLEGSCEETEPLQVEEEEVLALLERVLQSHMSLPATRGYALTALMKLSTRLHGDNNRIRQVVSVYGSCLDVELQQRAVEYNTLFRKYDHMRAAILEKIPLVERGGSQADEEAKESKETAQLSEAAPVPTEPQASELLDLLDLLDGPSGDAQHPPPLDPTPGGALIHLLNLPCAPPPPAPIPNLKVFEREGLQLNLSFVRPPGTPTLLLITVTATNTSGGDVTHFICQAAVPKSFQLQLQAPSGDTVPAQGGLPTTQLLRILNPKKAPLRLKLRLTYNHFGQSVQEIFEVNNLPVETWQ from the exons ATGGTGGCGTCCTCGTCCTCGCTGAAGCTTCAGGATCTAATCCAGGAGATTCGTGAGGCCAAGACCCAGGCCCAGGAGCGGGAGGTGATCCAAAAGGAGTGCGCCCACATCCGGGCCTCCTTCCGCGATGGGGACCCTCTGCACAGGCACCGCCAGCTGGCCAAACTGCTCTACGTCCACATGTTAGGCTACCCCGCCCACTTTGGACAG ATGGAGTGCCTGAAACTGATCGCCTCCCCCAGGTTCACAGACAAGAGGGTGGGCTACCTGGGGGCCATGCTTCTACTGGATGAGAGGCAAGATGCCCACCTGCTCATTACCAACAGCATCAAGAA TGACCTGAGCCAAGGGATTCAGGCTGTACAAGGCCTGGCCCTGTGCACTCTGAGTGCCACGGGCTCTGCTGAGATGTGCCGGGACTTGGCCACTGAGGTGGAGAAACTACTCCTGCAGCCTAGCGCCTATGTGCGCAAGAAG GCTGTTCTGACTGCAGTGCACATGATCCGGAAGGTCCCTGAGCTCTCCaacatcttcctcccaccctgtgCCCAACTGCTTCACGAACACCACCACG GCGTCCTGCTGGGCACCATCACGCTGATCACGGAACTCTGCGAACGAAGCCCTGCGGCCCTCAAGCACTTTCGAAAG ATGGTGCCCCAGCTGGTGCACATCCTCCGGACTCTGGTGACGACGGGATACTCCACAGAACACAGCATATCTGGAGTCAGCGACCCCTTCCTGCAG GTCCAGATACTTCGTCTGCTTCGGATTCTGGGCCGGAACCACGAGGAGAGCAGTGAGACCATGAATGACTTGCTGgcccag GTAGCCACGAACACAGACACCAGCCGAAATGCGGGCAACGCGGTCCTGTTTGAGACGGTGCTCACCATCATGGACATCCACTCTGCAGCGGGCCTGCGG GTTCTAGCTGTCAACATTCTTGGTCGCTTCCTGCTCAACAGTGACAGGAACATTAG GTACGTAGCCCTGACGTCCTTGCTGAGGCTGGTGCAGTCTGATCACAGCGCTGTGCAGCGGCACCGGCCCACCGTGGTGGAATGTCTGCGGGAACCTGATGACTCCCTCAGCCG GCGGGCCCTGGAACTGAGCCTGGCTCTGGTGAATAGCTCCAACGTGCGAGCCATGACACAGGAGCTGCAGGGTTTTCTGGAGTCCTGCCCCCCTGATCTACAGGCCGACTGTGCCTCAGGCATCCTGCTGGCAGCAGAGAG GTTTGCCCCAACCAAGCGGTGGCACATAGACACCACCCTACGTGTGCTGATGACG GCAGGCACCCATGTGCGTGATGACGCAGTGGCCAACCTGACCCAGCTGATTGGGGGTGCCCAGGAGCTCCATGCCTACTCTGTGCGCCGTCTCTACAGCGCCCTGGCTGAGGACATCTCCCAG CAACCGCTGGTGCAGGTGGCAGCCTGGTGCATCGGGGAATATGGGGACCTCCtgctggaagggagctgtgaggaaactgagcccctgCAG gtggaggaagaggaggtgttGGCACTGCTGGAAAGGGTGCTGCAGTCCCATATGTCCCTGCCGGCCACCCGAGGATATGCCCTCACAGCCCTCATGAAGCTCAGCACCCGGCTCCATGGGGACAACAA CCGCATCCGCCAGGTTGTGTCCGTCTACGGGAGCTGCCTGGACGTGGAGTTGCAGCAGCGGGCGGTGGAGTATAACACCCTCTTCCGAAAGTACGACCACATGAG GGCTGCCATCCTGGAAAAGATACCTCTTGTGGAGCGAGGTGGCTCTCAGGCTGAtgaggaagcaaaggaaagcaaagaaacagCCCAGCTTTCGGAAGCAGCCCCTGTCCCCACAGAACCCCAG GCCTCAGAGCTCTTGGATCTGTTAGATCTCCTGGATGGCCCTTCTGGGGATGCCCAGCACCCTCCCCCTCTGGATCCCACCCCAGGAGGCGCTTTGATACACCTCCTCAACCTTCCCTgtgctcccccaccccctg CTCCCATCCCAAATCTCAAAGTGTTTGAGCGCGAAGGACTACAGCTGAATCTTTCTTTCGTTCGACCCCCTGGAACCCCTACTTTGCTGTTGATCACTGTCACTGCCACCAACACCTCAGGGGGTGATGTCACCCACTTCATCTGCCAGGCCGCTGTGCCCAAG AGTTTCCAGCTGCAGCTACAGGCTCCCAGTGGGGACACAGTTCCAGCTCAGGGTGGCCTTCCGACGACCCAGCTCCTCAGAATCCTCAATCCTAAGAAGG CCCCCTTGCGGCTGAAGCTGCGCCTCACCTACAACCACTTTGGCCAGTCGGTGCAGGAAATCTTTGAGGTGAACAACTTGCCTGTGGAGACCTGGCAGTAA
- the AP1G2 gene encoding AP-1 complex subunit gamma-like 2 isoform X2: protein MVASSSSLKLQDLIQEIREAKTQAQEREVIQKECAHIRASFRDGDPLHRHRQLAKLLYVHMLGYPAHFGQMECLKLIASPRFTDKRVGYLGAMLLLDERQDAHLLITNSIKNDLSQGIQAVQGLALCTLSATGSAEMCRDLATEVEKLLLQPSAYVRKKAVLTAVHMIRKVPELSNIFLPPCAQLLHEHHHGVLLGTITLITELCERSPAALKHFRKMVPQLVHILRTLVTTGYSTEHSISGVSDPFLQVQILRLLRILGRNHEESSETMNDLLAQVATNTDTSRNAGNAVLFETVLTIMDIHSAAGLRVLAVNILGRFLLNSDRNIRYVALTSLLRLVQSDHSAVQRHRPTVVECLREPDDSLSRRALELSLALVNSSNVRAMTQELQGFLESCPPDLQADCASGILLAAERFAPTKRWHIDTTLRVLMTAGTHVRDDAVANLTQLIGGAQELHAYSVRRLYSALAEDISQQPLVQVAAWCIGEYGDLLLEGSCEETEPLQVEEEEVLALLERVLQSHMSLPATRGYALTALMKLSTRLHGDNKAAILEKIPLVERGGSQADEEAKESKETAQLSEAAPVPTEPQASELLDLLDLLDGPSGDAQHPPPLDPTPGGALIHLLNLPCAPPPPAPIPNLKVFEREGLQLNLSFVRPPGTPTLLLITVTATNTSGGDVTHFICQAAVPKSFQLQLQAPSGDTVPAQGGLPTTQLLRILNPKKAPLRLKLRLTYNHFGQSVQEIFEVNNLPVETWQ from the exons ATGGTGGCGTCCTCGTCCTCGCTGAAGCTTCAGGATCTAATCCAGGAGATTCGTGAGGCCAAGACCCAGGCCCAGGAGCGGGAGGTGATCCAAAAGGAGTGCGCCCACATCCGGGCCTCCTTCCGCGATGGGGACCCTCTGCACAGGCACCGCCAGCTGGCCAAACTGCTCTACGTCCACATGTTAGGCTACCCCGCCCACTTTGGACAG ATGGAGTGCCTGAAACTGATCGCCTCCCCCAGGTTCACAGACAAGAGGGTGGGCTACCTGGGGGCCATGCTTCTACTGGATGAGAGGCAAGATGCCCACCTGCTCATTACCAACAGCATCAAGAA TGACCTGAGCCAAGGGATTCAGGCTGTACAAGGCCTGGCCCTGTGCACTCTGAGTGCCACGGGCTCTGCTGAGATGTGCCGGGACTTGGCCACTGAGGTGGAGAAACTACTCCTGCAGCCTAGCGCCTATGTGCGCAAGAAG GCTGTTCTGACTGCAGTGCACATGATCCGGAAGGTCCCTGAGCTCTCCaacatcttcctcccaccctgtgCCCAACTGCTTCACGAACACCACCACG GCGTCCTGCTGGGCACCATCACGCTGATCACGGAACTCTGCGAACGAAGCCCTGCGGCCCTCAAGCACTTTCGAAAG ATGGTGCCCCAGCTGGTGCACATCCTCCGGACTCTGGTGACGACGGGATACTCCACAGAACACAGCATATCTGGAGTCAGCGACCCCTTCCTGCAG GTCCAGATACTTCGTCTGCTTCGGATTCTGGGCCGGAACCACGAGGAGAGCAGTGAGACCATGAATGACTTGCTGgcccag GTAGCCACGAACACAGACACCAGCCGAAATGCGGGCAACGCGGTCCTGTTTGAGACGGTGCTCACCATCATGGACATCCACTCTGCAGCGGGCCTGCGG GTTCTAGCTGTCAACATTCTTGGTCGCTTCCTGCTCAACAGTGACAGGAACATTAG GTACGTAGCCCTGACGTCCTTGCTGAGGCTGGTGCAGTCTGATCACAGCGCTGTGCAGCGGCACCGGCCCACCGTGGTGGAATGTCTGCGGGAACCTGATGACTCCCTCAGCCG GCGGGCCCTGGAACTGAGCCTGGCTCTGGTGAATAGCTCCAACGTGCGAGCCATGACACAGGAGCTGCAGGGTTTTCTGGAGTCCTGCCCCCCTGATCTACAGGCCGACTGTGCCTCAGGCATCCTGCTGGCAGCAGAGAG GTTTGCCCCAACCAAGCGGTGGCACATAGACACCACCCTACGTGTGCTGATGACG GCAGGCACCCATGTGCGTGATGACGCAGTGGCCAACCTGACCCAGCTGATTGGGGGTGCCCAGGAGCTCCATGCCTACTCTGTGCGCCGTCTCTACAGCGCCCTGGCTGAGGACATCTCCCAG CAACCGCTGGTGCAGGTGGCAGCCTGGTGCATCGGGGAATATGGGGACCTCCtgctggaagggagctgtgaggaaactgagcccctgCAG gtggaggaagaggaggtgttGGCACTGCTGGAAAGGGTGCTGCAGTCCCATATGTCCCTGCCGGCCACCCGAGGATATGCCCTCACAGCCCTCATGAAGCTCAGCACCCGGCTCCATGGGGACAACAA GGCTGCCATCCTGGAAAAGATACCTCTTGTGGAGCGAGGTGGCTCTCAGGCTGAtgaggaagcaaaggaaagcaaagaaacagCCCAGCTTTCGGAAGCAGCCCCTGTCCCCACAGAACCCCAG GCCTCAGAGCTCTTGGATCTGTTAGATCTCCTGGATGGCCCTTCTGGGGATGCCCAGCACCCTCCCCCTCTGGATCCCACCCCAGGAGGCGCTTTGATACACCTCCTCAACCTTCCCTgtgctcccccaccccctg CTCCCATCCCAAATCTCAAAGTGTTTGAGCGCGAAGGACTACAGCTGAATCTTTCTTTCGTTCGACCCCCTGGAACCCCTACTTTGCTGTTGATCACTGTCACTGCCACCAACACCTCAGGGGGTGATGTCACCCACTTCATCTGCCAGGCCGCTGTGCCCAAG AGTTTCCAGCTGCAGCTACAGGCTCCCAGTGGGGACACAGTTCCAGCTCAGGGTGGCCTTCCGACGACCCAGCTCCTCAGAATCCTCAATCCTAAGAAGG CCCCCTTGCGGCTGAAGCTGCGCCTCACCTACAACCACTTTGGCCAGTCGGTGCAGGAAATCTTTGAGGTGAACAACTTGCCTGTGGAGACCTGGCAGTAA
- the AP1G2 gene encoding AP-1 complex subunit gamma-like 2 isoform X3 yields MVPQLVHILRTLVTTGYSTEHSISGVSDPFLQVQILRLLRILGRNHEESSETMNDLLAQVATNTDTSRNAGNAVLFETVLTIMDIHSAAGLRVLAVNILGRFLLNSDRNIRYVALTSLLRLVQSDHSAVQRHRPTVVECLREPDDSLSRRALELSLALVNSSNVRAMTQELQGFLESCPPDLQADCASGILLAAERFAPTKRWHIDTTLRVLMTAGTHVRDDAVANLTQLIGGAQELHAYSVRRLYSALAEDISQQPLVQVAAWCIGEYGDLLLEGSCEETEPLQVEEEEVLALLERVLQSHMSLPATRGYALTALMKLSTRLHGDNNRIRQVVSVYGSCLDVELQQRAVEYNTLFRKYDHMRAAILEKIPLVERGGSQADEEAKESKETAQLSEAAPVPTEPQASELLDLLDLLDGPSGDAQHPPPLDPTPGGALIHLLNLPCAPPPPAPIPNLKVFEREGLQLNLSFVRPPGTPTLLLITVTATNTSGGDVTHFICQAAVPKSFQLQLQAPSGDTVPAQGGLPTTQLLRILNPKKAPLRLKLRLTYNHFGQSVQEIFEVNNLPVETWQ; encoded by the exons ATGGTGCCCCAGCTGGTGCACATCCTCCGGACTCTGGTGACGACGGGATACTCCACAGAACACAGCATATCTGGAGTCAGCGACCCCTTCCTGCAG GTCCAGATACTTCGTCTGCTTCGGATTCTGGGCCGGAACCACGAGGAGAGCAGTGAGACCATGAATGACTTGCTGgcccag GTAGCCACGAACACAGACACCAGCCGAAATGCGGGCAACGCGGTCCTGTTTGAGACGGTGCTCACCATCATGGACATCCACTCTGCAGCGGGCCTGCGG GTTCTAGCTGTCAACATTCTTGGTCGCTTCCTGCTCAACAGTGACAGGAACATTAG GTACGTAGCCCTGACGTCCTTGCTGAGGCTGGTGCAGTCTGATCACAGCGCTGTGCAGCGGCACCGGCCCACCGTGGTGGAATGTCTGCGGGAACCTGATGACTCCCTCAGCCG GCGGGCCCTGGAACTGAGCCTGGCTCTGGTGAATAGCTCCAACGTGCGAGCCATGACACAGGAGCTGCAGGGTTTTCTGGAGTCCTGCCCCCCTGATCTACAGGCCGACTGTGCCTCAGGCATCCTGCTGGCAGCAGAGAG GTTTGCCCCAACCAAGCGGTGGCACATAGACACCACCCTACGTGTGCTGATGACG GCAGGCACCCATGTGCGTGATGACGCAGTGGCCAACCTGACCCAGCTGATTGGGGGTGCCCAGGAGCTCCATGCCTACTCTGTGCGCCGTCTCTACAGCGCCCTGGCTGAGGACATCTCCCAG CAACCGCTGGTGCAGGTGGCAGCCTGGTGCATCGGGGAATATGGGGACCTCCtgctggaagggagctgtgaggaaactgagcccctgCAG gtggaggaagaggaggtgttGGCACTGCTGGAAAGGGTGCTGCAGTCCCATATGTCCCTGCCGGCCACCCGAGGATATGCCCTCACAGCCCTCATGAAGCTCAGCACCCGGCTCCATGGGGACAACAA CCGCATCCGCCAGGTTGTGTCCGTCTACGGGAGCTGCCTGGACGTGGAGTTGCAGCAGCGGGCGGTGGAGTATAACACCCTCTTCCGAAAGTACGACCACATGAG GGCTGCCATCCTGGAAAAGATACCTCTTGTGGAGCGAGGTGGCTCTCAGGCTGAtgaggaagcaaaggaaagcaaagaaacagCCCAGCTTTCGGAAGCAGCCCCTGTCCCCACAGAACCCCAG GCCTCAGAGCTCTTGGATCTGTTAGATCTCCTGGATGGCCCTTCTGGGGATGCCCAGCACCCTCCCCCTCTGGATCCCACCCCAGGAGGCGCTTTGATACACCTCCTCAACCTTCCCTgtgctcccccaccccctg CTCCCATCCCAAATCTCAAAGTGTTTGAGCGCGAAGGACTACAGCTGAATCTTTCTTTCGTTCGACCCCCTGGAACCCCTACTTTGCTGTTGATCACTGTCACTGCCACCAACACCTCAGGGGGTGATGTCACCCACTTCATCTGCCAGGCCGCTGTGCCCAAG AGTTTCCAGCTGCAGCTACAGGCTCCCAGTGGGGACACAGTTCCAGCTCAGGGTGGCCTTCCGACGACCCAGCTCCTCAGAATCCTCAATCCTAAGAAGG CCCCCTTGCGGCTGAAGCTGCGCCTCACCTACAACCACTTTGGCCAGTCGGTGCAGGAAATCTTTGAGGTGAACAACTTGCCTGTGGAGACCTGGCAGTAA
- the AP1G2 gene encoding AP-1 complex subunit gamma-like 2 isoform X4, with protein sequence MRATRSCLRRCSPSWTSTLQRACGYVALTSLLRLVQSDHSAVQRHRPTVVECLREPDDSLSRRALELSLALVNSSNVRAMTQELQGFLESCPPDLQADCASGILLAAERFAPTKRWHIDTTLRVLMTAGTHVRDDAVANLTQLIGGAQELHAYSVRRLYSALAEDISQQPLVQVAAWCIGEYGDLLLEGSCEETEPLQVEEEEVLALLERVLQSHMSLPATRGYALTALMKLSTRLHGDNNRIRQVVSVYGSCLDVELQQRAVEYNTLFRKYDHMRAAILEKIPLVERGGSQADEEAKESKETAQLSEAAPVPTEPQASELLDLLDLLDGPSGDAQHPPPLDPTPGGALIHLLNLPCAPPPPAPIPNLKVFEREGLQLNLSFVRPPGTPTLLLITVTATNTSGGDVTHFICQAAVPKSFQLQLQAPSGDTVPAQGGLPTTQLLRILNPKKAPLRLKLRLTYNHFGQSVQEIFEVNNLPVETWQ encoded by the exons ATGCGGGCAACGCGGTCCTGTTTGAGACGGTGCTCACCATCATGGACATCCACTCTGCAGCGGGCCTGCGG GTACGTAGCCCTGACGTCCTTGCTGAGGCTGGTGCAGTCTGATCACAGCGCTGTGCAGCGGCACCGGCCCACCGTGGTGGAATGTCTGCGGGAACCTGATGACTCCCTCAGCCG GCGGGCCCTGGAACTGAGCCTGGCTCTGGTGAATAGCTCCAACGTGCGAGCCATGACACAGGAGCTGCAGGGTTTTCTGGAGTCCTGCCCCCCTGATCTACAGGCCGACTGTGCCTCAGGCATCCTGCTGGCAGCAGAGAG GTTTGCCCCAACCAAGCGGTGGCACATAGACACCACCCTACGTGTGCTGATGACG GCAGGCACCCATGTGCGTGATGACGCAGTGGCCAACCTGACCCAGCTGATTGGGGGTGCCCAGGAGCTCCATGCCTACTCTGTGCGCCGTCTCTACAGCGCCCTGGCTGAGGACATCTCCCAG CAACCGCTGGTGCAGGTGGCAGCCTGGTGCATCGGGGAATATGGGGACCTCCtgctggaagggagctgtgaggaaactgagcccctgCAG gtggaggaagaggaggtgttGGCACTGCTGGAAAGGGTGCTGCAGTCCCATATGTCCCTGCCGGCCACCCGAGGATATGCCCTCACAGCCCTCATGAAGCTCAGCACCCGGCTCCATGGGGACAACAA CCGCATCCGCCAGGTTGTGTCCGTCTACGGGAGCTGCCTGGACGTGGAGTTGCAGCAGCGGGCGGTGGAGTATAACACCCTCTTCCGAAAGTACGACCACATGAG GGCTGCCATCCTGGAAAAGATACCTCTTGTGGAGCGAGGTGGCTCTCAGGCTGAtgaggaagcaaaggaaagcaaagaaacagCCCAGCTTTCGGAAGCAGCCCCTGTCCCCACAGAACCCCAG GCCTCAGAGCTCTTGGATCTGTTAGATCTCCTGGATGGCCCTTCTGGGGATGCCCAGCACCCTCCCCCTCTGGATCCCACCCCAGGAGGCGCTTTGATACACCTCCTCAACCTTCCCTgtgctcccccaccccctg CTCCCATCCCAAATCTCAAAGTGTTTGAGCGCGAAGGACTACAGCTGAATCTTTCTTTCGTTCGACCCCCTGGAACCCCTACTTTGCTGTTGATCACTGTCACTGCCACCAACACCTCAGGGGGTGATGTCACCCACTTCATCTGCCAGGCCGCTGTGCCCAAG AGTTTCCAGCTGCAGCTACAGGCTCCCAGTGGGGACACAGTTCCAGCTCAGGGTGGCCTTCCGACGACCCAGCTCCTCAGAATCCTCAATCCTAAGAAGG CCCCCTTGCGGCTGAAGCTGCGCCTCACCTACAACCACTTTGGCCAGTCGGTGCAGGAAATCTTTGAGGTGAACAACTTGCCTGTGGAGACCTGGCAGTAA
- the AP1G2 gene encoding AP-1 complex subunit gamma-like 2 isoform X5, translated as MTQELQGFLESCPPDLQADCASGILLAAERFAPTKRWHIDTTLRVLMTAGTHVRDDAVANLTQLIGGAQELHAYSVRRLYSALAEDISQQPLVQVAAWCIGEYGDLLLEGSCEETEPLQVEEEEVLALLERVLQSHMSLPATRGYALTALMKLSTRLHGDNNRIRQVVSVYGSCLDVELQQRAVEYNTLFRKYDHMRAAILEKIPLVERGGSQADEEAKESKETAQLSEAAPVPTEPQASELLDLLDLLDGPSGDAQHPPPLDPTPGGALIHLLNLPCAPPPPAPIPNLKVFEREGLQLNLSFVRPPGTPTLLLITVTATNTSGGDVTHFICQAAVPKSFQLQLQAPSGDTVPAQGGLPTTQLLRILNPKKAPLRLKLRLTYNHFGQSVQEIFEVNNLPVETWQ; from the exons ATGACACAGGAGCTGCAGGGTTTTCTGGAGTCCTGCCCCCCTGATCTACAGGCCGACTGTGCCTCAGGCATCCTGCTGGCAGCAGAGAG GTTTGCCCCAACCAAGCGGTGGCACATAGACACCACCCTACGTGTGCTGATGACG GCAGGCACCCATGTGCGTGATGACGCAGTGGCCAACCTGACCCAGCTGATTGGGGGTGCCCAGGAGCTCCATGCCTACTCTGTGCGCCGTCTCTACAGCGCCCTGGCTGAGGACATCTCCCAG CAACCGCTGGTGCAGGTGGCAGCCTGGTGCATCGGGGAATATGGGGACCTCCtgctggaagggagctgtgaggaaactgagcccctgCAG gtggaggaagaggaggtgttGGCACTGCTGGAAAGGGTGCTGCAGTCCCATATGTCCCTGCCGGCCACCCGAGGATATGCCCTCACAGCCCTCATGAAGCTCAGCACCCGGCTCCATGGGGACAACAA CCGCATCCGCCAGGTTGTGTCCGTCTACGGGAGCTGCCTGGACGTGGAGTTGCAGCAGCGGGCGGTGGAGTATAACACCCTCTTCCGAAAGTACGACCACATGAG GGCTGCCATCCTGGAAAAGATACCTCTTGTGGAGCGAGGTGGCTCTCAGGCTGAtgaggaagcaaaggaaagcaaagaaacagCCCAGCTTTCGGAAGCAGCCCCTGTCCCCACAGAACCCCAG GCCTCAGAGCTCTTGGATCTGTTAGATCTCCTGGATGGCCCTTCTGGGGATGCCCAGCACCCTCCCCCTCTGGATCCCACCCCAGGAGGCGCTTTGATACACCTCCTCAACCTTCCCTgtgctcccccaccccctg CTCCCATCCCAAATCTCAAAGTGTTTGAGCGCGAAGGACTACAGCTGAATCTTTCTTTCGTTCGACCCCCTGGAACCCCTACTTTGCTGTTGATCACTGTCACTGCCACCAACACCTCAGGGGGTGATGTCACCCACTTCATCTGCCAGGCCGCTGTGCCCAAG AGTTTCCAGCTGCAGCTACAGGCTCCCAGTGGGGACACAGTTCCAGCTCAGGGTGGCCTTCCGACGACCCAGCTCCTCAGAATCCTCAATCCTAAGAAGG CCCCCTTGCGGCTGAAGCTGCGCCTCACCTACAACCACTTTGGCCAGTCGGTGCAGGAAATCTTTGAGGTGAACAACTTGCCTGTGGAGACCTGGCAGTAA